In Gadus chalcogrammus isolate NIFS_2021 chromosome 13, NIFS_Gcha_1.0, whole genome shotgun sequence, a single genomic region encodes these proteins:
- the LOC130401493 gene encoding uncharacterized protein LOC130401493 produces the protein MNPRVIALLAVAAEVADDPPAPVVVARRRVWVHNINRGRGQYGEYHRLCQELRLDEDRFKVYFRLNRQQFEGVLTFIGPTIAKMKTNYRESISPAQRLCICLRYLSTGDSYRSIAFSYRVGFCTVARIVKSVCEAIWQCMVSTYMPVPGAEDWRKIAGDYEKLADFPNCLGAIDGKHVVIQAPPSTGSQYFNYKGAFSIVLLAVVDARYRFRVVDVGAYGRSSDGGTLSSSAFGTALRLGNLDLPPDRPLPGADHLGPQPHVFIGDEAFPLRRNLLRPYPGQNLGGERRIFNFRLSHARRIVECAFGILANQWRLYRRVLGVSPEVAESAVKATCILHNYMRWDGEGEDGPRTPTVPLQGAVQSIPRVGSNNASREAIAVRETFNCYFSSLPGRVTWQDGI, from the exons ATGAATCCGAGAGTGATAGCGCTTCTTGCCGTGGCAGCGGAGGTTGCGGACGATCCCCCTGCGCCTGTCGTGGTTGCCCGGAGGAGAGTATGGGTCCACAATATTAATCGTGGCAGGGGGCAGTACGGGGAATATCACCGGCTGTGCCAAGAGCTCCGCCTGGACGAGGATCGCTTCAAGGTCTATTTTAGACTCAACCGGCAGCAGTTTGAAGGAGTGTTAACGTTTATTGGGCCGACCATTGCAAAGATGAAGACCAATTATAGGGAGAGCATCAGTCCCGCCCAACGGCTTTGCATTTGTCTGAG GTACCTGTCAACTGGAGACTCCTACAGGTCCATAGCCTTCAGCTACAGGGTGGGGTTCTGCACTGTGGCGAGGATcgtgaagagtgtgtgtgaggccatATGGCAGTGTATGGTCTCCACATACATGCCTGTGCCAGGGGCAGAGGACTGGAGGAAGATAGCTGGGGACTACGAGAAGCTGGCAGACTTCCCCAACTGCCTCGGCGCCATAGACGGCAAACATGTGGTTATACAGGCCCCACCGTCTACTGGCAGCCAGTATTTTAATTATAAGGGGGCATTCTCCATCGTCCTTCTGGCGGTGGTGGATGCCCGCTATCGCTTTAGGGTCGTGGATGTGGGGGCCTACGGCAGGAGCAGTGATGGAGGCACGCTCTCGTCTTCGGCCTTTGGCACTGCTCTGCGGCTGGGGAACCTGGACCTTCCACCTGATCGACCCCTACCTGGAGCAGACCATCTGGGACCCCAGCCGCATGTATTCATTGGGGATGAGGCTTTTCCTCTGCGGAGGAACCTCCTGCGGCCCTACCCTGGCCAAAACCTGGGGGGAGAGCGGAGGATTTTCAATTTTCGGCTGTCCCACGCCCGGAGGATTGTGGAGTGCGCCTTTGGCATCCTCGCCAACCAGTGGAGGCTCTACAGGAGGGTTCTCGGCGTGTCTCCAGAGGTGGCAGAGAGCGCCGTGAAAGCCACCTGTATCCTCCACAACTACATGCGTTGGGAtggtgagggagaggatggcCCCCGCACTCCAACTGTGCCATTACAGGGTGCAGTTCAGAGCATCCCCAGGGTCGGCAGCAACAACGCCTCCAGGGAAGCGATCGCAGTGAGGGAGACCTTCAACTGCTATTTTTCATCTCTGCCTGGTCGAGTGACATGGCAGGATGGAATTTAG
- the LOC130401494 gene encoding transcription factor Adf-1-like codes for MSDESLITAVSECPVLYDLTLKAYHDLTKRNQAWRDISSMLGVTAEVSRKKWKYLRDKYLRERKAERDRKKSGAGATSFKRWKYMAIMGFLELHVKERVSSSNMEQGDYSRQEIAPEILALLAPSMSPQREVVAQSEEEISPPSPSLSESAVDTSPPSPPTTSTVTLVTPLRPVPPPPRRRQLEQPLSAFQKSILSSIQKEKENTMAVDKDEHFMLSLVPSLRRLSNQKKAQARMRMQQVLYDVEFGERRGIVRNLRCHGKKRY; via the exons atgtcGGACGAAAGCTTGATAACAGCTGTGAGCGAGTGTCCGGTCCTGTACGACCTCACGTTGAAGGCCTACCACGACCTAACAAAACGCAACCAGGCCTGGCGAGACATTTCATCTATGCTGGGCGTTACAG CTGAAGTGTCCCGCAAGAAATGGAAGTACTTGCGGGATAAATatttgagggagaggaaggcagagagggacaggaagaaAAGTGGGGCCGGTGCCACCTCTTTCAAGAGGTGGAAGTATATGGCGATCATgggcttcctggagctccatgtGAAGGAGAGGGTATCTTCTAGTAATATGGAGCAGGGAGATTATAGCCGGCAGGAAATAGCACCGGAGATCTTGGCCCTGCTAGCGCCCAGTATGTCTCCCCAAcgagag GTGGTGGCTCAAAGTGAAGAGGAgatatctcctccctctcccagcctaTCAGAGTCCGCTGTggacacctctcctccatctcctcccactaCCTCTACGGTGACTCTGGTCACACCGCTGCGTCctgtacctccaccaccacgcagGAGACAGCTGGAGCAGCCGCTGTCTGCGTTCCAGAAATCAATCCTGTCCTCCATccagaaagaaaaggagaatacAATGGCTGTGGACAAGGATGAGCATTTTATGCTCAGCCTCGTCCCATCATTGAGGAGGCTGTCCAACCAGAAAAAGGCCCAGGCGCGCATGAGGATGCAGCAGGTCCTTTATGATGTGGAGTTTGGAGA GCGCAGGGGGATCGTCCGCAACCTCCGCTGCCACGGCAAGAAGCGCTATTAA